In a genomic window of Rhododendron vialii isolate Sample 1 chromosome 12a, ASM3025357v1:
- the LOC131311641 gene encoding 26S proteasome regulatory subunit 7A-like, whose translation MAGDPEGEIKDEKSPRPLDEDDIALLKTYVLSFSLLNPCQIDEDDIALLKTYVLPFSLLNPRSLDKDIALLKTYGLGPYSTSIKKVEKEIKEMAKKVNDLCGIKESDTGLAAPSQWDLVSDKHMMQEEQPLQVARCTKIINPNTEDAKYITNVKQIAKFVVELGDKVSLTDIEEGMSVGMTSLKYLDF comes from the exons ATGGCAGGTGATCCAGAAGGTGAGATCAAGGATGAGAAGAGCCCTCGCCCACTCGACGAGGACGACATCGCTCTTCTCAAAACTTATGTactgtctttctctctcttaaaccCTTGCCAAATCGACGAGGACGACATCGCTCTTCTCAAAACTTATGTACTGCCTTTCTCCCTCTTAAACCCTCGCTCACTCGACAAGGACATCGCTCTTCTCAAAAC CTATGGTTTGGGACCTTATTCTACCAGCATCAAGAAAGTGGAGAAGGAAATCAAGGAAATGGCCAAAAAGGTCAATGATTTGTGCG GTATCAAGGAGTCTGACACTGGCTTAGCTGCACCCAGCCAATGGGATCTTGTATCTGATAAGCACATGATGCAGGAGGAGCAACCCCTGCAA GTGGCAAGGTGCACGAAGATCATCAACCCAAACACTGAAGATGCAAAGTACATTACAAATGTTAAGCAAATTGCAAAG TTTGTTGTTGAGCTTGGGGACAAAGTTTCCCTGACTGATATTGAAGAAGGCATGAGTGTCGG CATGACGTCCCTAAAGTATCTTGATTTTTGA
- the LOC131311640 gene encoding uncharacterized protein LOC131311640 has product MSKRSGKQPRRFWSKREEEFLIGCMRDLVNEDSKWKLDCGQFKAGFYGECEKRIIRAFPGTNLRAHPHIDSKIKAWRKQYHLLQDMLKLSGFGWDDTEKMILVDSDDVWESFVRSHSDAKGMRNKPHPYFEEWLHLFGNDRANEDLAEGPADIMAAMEREAATEELGYESPTSGLGTSFMDYSMPEGPNVGNSHGGQSFVPPSSNVAGKKRKRAADGITKGLSDMAEAFGTFFENTNTRMGEIGHKIGYAQDLSLQRKQVNAELMDHPLDWEQRLRAATLIVQEAQRVDLFFSFPKEDQVGWVALLLAGAI; this is encoded by the exons ATGAGTAAGAGAAGTGGCAAACAACCTCGAAGGTTTTGGTCAAAAAGGGAGGAGGAATTCCTCATCGGTTGTATGAGGGACTTGGTCAATGAGGATAGTAAGTGGAAGCTAGATTGTGGACAATTTAAGGCTGGCTTTTATGGGGAGTGTGAGAAAAGGATCATAAGAGCATTCCCGGGAACAAACTTGAGGGCTCATCCTCATATTGATTCAAAAATTAAGGCATGGAGGAAGCAATACCATCTGTTGCAAGACATGCTGAAATTAAGTGGTTTTGGATGGGATGACACGGAAAAGATGATATTGGTTGATAGTGATGATGTCTGGGAAAGCTTTGTGAGG AGTCATTCTGATGCAAAAGGAATGAGAAATAAGCCTCATCCGTACTTTGAAGAATGGCTGCACTTGTTTGGCAATGATAGGGCAAATGAGGACTTAGCTGAGGGACCGGCCGATATAATGGCTGCAATGGAAAGGGAGGCTGCCACTGAAGAACTTGGATATGAGAGTCCTACTTCTGGTTTGGGTACAAGTTTCATGGATTATTCCATGCCAGAGGGACCTAATGTGGGCAACTCACATGGCGGACAGTCCTTTGTCCCACCTTCCTCCAATGTTGCTggtaagaaaaggaaaagagctGCCGATGGGATAACTAAGGGACTTTCTGACATGGCTGAAGCATTTGGGACATTCTTCGAAAACACCAACACTAGAATGGGTGAGATAGGTCACAAGATAGGGTATGCTCAGGACCTCTCCCTACAGAGGAAACAAGTTAATGCTGAACTTATGGACCACCCACTTGACTGGGAACAAAGGTTGAGGGCTGCCACTCTAATTGTCCAAGAGGCCCAACGCGTGGACTTGTTTTTTAGCTTTCCAAAGGAGGATCAAGTTGGGTGGGTCGCGCTTTTGCTGGCAGGGGCCATCTAG
- the LOC131311642 gene encoding uncharacterized protein LOC131311642, protein MHQEELNAERLKFTKALFCSYKTVNAAILAIAKGEIVEDFRLLYECDVNNILEVWMAERSWMFEDAGVSEVLTECAITLMKHYPPLKRDCAMHLIMELVWNNCCCVRDTFFLECWGLFNFEHLSRLMPGVPFVELDILACEIFKAVSELLEWKVLEVIHFARSAYCCYMKRCTH, encoded by the exons ATGCACCAGGAAGAGTTGAATGCTGAGCGTCTGAAGTTTACGAAGGCATTATTCTGCTCATACAAG ACTGTGAATGCTGCTATACTGGCCATTGCCAAAGGGGAGATAGTGGAAGATTTCCGCCTTCTTTACGAATGTGATGTTAATAACATCTTAGAG GTATGGATGGCTGAGCGCAGTTGGATGTTTGAG GACGCGGGTGTATCTGAAGTCTTAACAGAATGCGCCATTACCCTCATGAAGCATTATCCACCACTGAAG AGAGATTGTGCAATGCACCTAATCATGGAATTGGTCTGGAACAACTGTTGTTGCGTAAGGGACACTTTCTTTCTTGAATGTTGGGGACTCTTCAATTTCGAGCACCTAAGTCGTCTCATGCCTGGCGTCCCATTTGTTGAACTAGATATCCTTGCTTGTGAAATATTCAAAGCCGTGTCCGAGTTATTAGAGTGGAAAGTGCTCGAGGTAATTCACTTTGCTCGTAGTGCCTACTGTTGCTATATGAAAAGGTGCACCCATTAA
- the LOC131311643 gene encoding STOREKEEPER protein-like — protein sequence MGHRGYISLSPIRWLRSWLRSELPWKKILLPTTAAAAATKTPEPNSPSDSNSGFDSETPSAQPSPSASDFTIKPMENPKKPTSKPSAKRPVTETDNGKKKKAKVEEEEKKSGGSVNRLWSKDDETVILKGMADFQLKKGADPFSLMGEFH from the coding sequence ATGGGCCATCGCGgctacatctctctctctcctattcgATGGCTTCGAAGCTGGCTCAGAAGCGAGCTCCCTTGGAAGAAGATCCTCCTTCCAacaaccgccgccgccgccgcgaCAAAAACCCCAGAACCCAACTCGCCGTCGGACTCCAACTCAGGATTCGACTCCGAAACTCCCTCGGCCCAACCCTCTCCCAGCGCCTCCGATTTCACCATCAAGCCCatggaaaacccaaaaaaacccaCTTCTAAGCCCTCCGCCAAACGCCCCGTTACAGAGACTGATAATGGCAAGAAAAAGAAGgccaaggttgaggaggaggagaagaagtcCGGTGGCTCAGTTAATCGGTTGTGGAGCAAGGATGATGAGACTGTGATACTTAAGGGGATGGCTGACTTCCAGTTGAAGAAAGGGGCAGACCCTTTTTCACTCATGGGTGAGTTTcattag
- the LOC131311694 gene encoding probable pectate lyase 5 codes for MASPSLLSLIFLLSVLTPALISSSEVQDPELVVQDVHRSINASRRNLGYFSCGTGNPIDDCWRCDSKWEKNRQRLADCAIGFGKNAVGGRDGKIYVVTDSSDHDVVNPKPGTLRHAVIQDEPLWIIFARDMVIKLKEELIMNSFKTIDGRGSSVHIAGGPCITVQFVTNIIIHGINIHDCKQGGNAMVRDSPRHYGWRTVSDGDGVSIFGGSHVWVDHCSLSNCKDGLIDAIHGSTAITISNNYMTHHDKVMLLGHSDSYSQDKNMQVTIAFNHFGEGLVQRMPRCRHGYFHVVNNDYTHWEMYAIGGSASPTINSQGNRFLAPNNRFSKEVTKHEDAPESKWKHWNWRSEGDLMLNGAYFTPSGAGASSSYARASSLGARPSSVVGSMTIGAGALNCRKGSRC; via the exons ATGGCAAGTCCttcactcctctctctcatcttcctcctctctgTCCTAACCCCCGCACTCATTTCCTCCTCAGAAGTTCAAGACCCTGAGCTAGTAGTACAAGATGTACACAG GAGCATCAATGCATCGAGGAGGAACTTGGGATATTTTTCATGCGGGACCGGAAATCCCATCGACGATTGCTGGCGGTGCGACTCAAAGTGGGAGAAAAACCGCCAGCGGCTCGCCGACTGCGCCATTGGGTTCGGCAAGAATGCCGTTGGAGGACGAGACGGTAAAATCTACGTGGTCACCGACTCCAGCGACCACGACGTGGTGAACCCCAAACCCGGGACCCTCCGCCACGCAGTCATCCAAGACGAGCCGCTGTGGATCATCTTCGCGCGCGACATGGTGATCAAACTGAAGGAAGAACTGATCATGAACTCGTTCAAGACGATCGACGGCCGGGGATCGAGCGTCCACATTGCGGGAGGGCCGTGCATCACCGTGCAATTCGTGACCAACATCATCATACACGGGATCAACATCCACGATTGCAAGCAGGGAGGGAACGCTatggtgcgggactcccctCGGCACTACGGGTGGAGGACGGTATCGGACGGCGACGGGGTGTCGATCTTCGGGGGCAGCCACGTGTGGGTGGACCATTGCTCGTTGTCGAACTGTAAGGACGGGCTGATTGATGCGATTCATGGGTCCACGGCTATCACCATTTCGAACAATTACATGACGCACCATGACAAGGTCATGCTGCTGGGCCACAGCGATTCGTATTCTCAGGATAAGAATATGCAAGTCACGATTGCTTTTAATCACTTTGGGGAAGGTCTTGTTCAAAGAATGCCAAG ATGTAGACATGGTTACTTCCATGTGGTGAACAATGACTACACCCATTGGGAAATGTATGCCATTGGAGGGAGTGCTTCCCCCACTATCAATAGCCAAGGCAACAGATTTCTTGCCCCTAATAACAGATTCAGCAAAGAG GTGACCAAACATGAGGATGCACCAGAGAGTAAATGGAAGCACTGGAATTGGAGATCAGAAGGAGACCTGATGTTGAACGGCGCATATTTCACCCCATCTGGTGCTGGAGCTTCATCAAGTTATGCCAGAGCCTCAAGTTTGGGTGCAAGGCCATCTTCCGTCGTCGGTTCAATGACAATCGGCGCAGGTGCACTGAACTGCAGAAAGGGTTCCCGCTGTTGA
- the LOC131311941 gene encoding protein STICHEL-like 2 isoform X2 translates to MDGRRHSLDIPISKALLALRRVRSLRDPSTHSMSKFSALVDNLNWDTNSTNGITLGFVNGCEMDCIGMTPLFGSKDLGLTGQRQENVRDLDLHNGFRKPNSNLALYENSTWVGDSGSVPIMSKQVVGSNHCGPNQEVVCETKSVSERCCNGYPEKGLDLTCVPPSAGYLEGVDSCNEPIEGSSRAERIDLNPSNRKTGHQRRIGSSRAAVGDIMSRVGSPCLSSHSTSLFGNEDVNAVDGNHHGCRITCCWSGTPRFSVSNIPSDLEDQPLLSGGVGETLISGEGKSWKHISNEISPSLESPQSFNQKFWPKSFCELVGQNVVARSLLTAISNARISSFYLFHGPRGTGKTSASRIFAAALNCLSLEEKKPCGLCRECVLFFSGRSRDVNEVDSVRINRKDRVRSLIKSASIPPVSSRFKIFIIDECHLLRGETWATFLNNLRNLSRHSVFLLITPDLNKLPQSAVSRSQKYHFPKIKDIDIGSRLGSICMKEGLQFEQDALDFVASKSNGSLRDAEMMLEQLSLLGKRITMSLVYELIGIVSDDELLDLLDLALSSDSSNTVRRARELMRSRIDPMQLISQLANLIMDVLAGKCQPGSSEVRRKFFSRYTTEASLQQLNHALKILSETEKQLRASNSQTTWLIVALLQLSSVGNSLSDAHDLRMCEKFVQPRDGDFCSESSPSESSKHLVPCACHNGESCKLGMQDGKETLESIWQKAIEICQSNSLKNILRKHGKLSSICFAQGLGVVELEFHHPDYVKKAEKSWKLIANALQSVLGCNVEMRINLMHCVPATKYTKKKISFSLFSCSRKLHHESTTENRSEPSCHSDSTSEKANVRDKYVETCSPYCGSQFSNNCCQKKEAMIRNNEGNALSIGMTGNCKCEAISAQEEEKQPGCLFRSLKLHKKMQSSETSQSTCLRFQPESNPELSIPRRSSIDTYCCTNSCQMNCSRDENGLGNFGINNNELTR, encoded by the exons ATGGATGGGCGGCGGCATTCTCTTGATATCCCAATCTCGAAAGCATTATTAGCTCTTCGGAGAGTGAGGTCCCTTAGGGATCCGTCAACTCACTCAATGAGCAAATTTTCTGCTTTAGTTGATAATTTGAATTGGGATACCAACTCGACTAATGGGATCACTCTAGGCTTTGTAAACGGTTGTGAAATGGATTGCATTGGTATGACGCCTCTTTTCGGATCGAAAGATTTAGGCTTAACTGGTCAAAGGCAGGAAAATGTGAGAGACCTTGACTTGCATAATGGTTTCAGAAAGCCCAACTCTAACTTAGCATTGTATGAGAATTCAACTTGGGTTGGAGACAGTGGGTCTGTTCCAATTATGTCCAAACAGGTTGTGGGTTCCAATCATTGTGGACCAAATCAAGAAGTGGTTTGTGAAACCAAATCAGTGAGTGAAAGATGTTGCAATGGATATCCAGAGAAAGGGTTGGACTTAACGTGCGTCCCACCTTCCGCGGGTTATTTGGAAGGAGTCGATTCATGCAATGAACCAATTGAAGGATCATCGCGGGCAGAAAGAATAGATCTTAACCCATCTAATCGAAAAACAGGACACCAAAGGCGGATTGGATCATCTAGAGCGGCAGTGGGTGATATCATGAGTCGTGTTGGCAGTCCATGCTTGTCAAGTCATAGCACATCATTATTTGGAAATGAAGATGTTAATGCTGTTGATGGAAATCACCATGGATGTAGGATCACCTGCTGTTGGTCAGGAACTCCTAGGTTTAGTGTATCAAATATTCCATCTGACCTAGAAGACCAGCCACTTTTATCAGGGGGTGTAGGCGAGACACTTATTTCTGGAGAAGGAAAGAGCTGGAAACACATAAGCAATGAAATTTCTCCATCTTTGGAGAGTCCTCAGAGTTTCAATCAGAAATTCTGGCCAAAATCTTTTTGTGAATTAGTGGGCCAAAATGTAGTAGCAAGGTCTCTGTTGACGGCCATCTCAAATGCCAGGATTAGTTCCTTTTATCTCTTTCATGGCCCCCGCGGCACAGGTAAGACTTCTGCGTCGAGGATTTTTGCTGCTGCATTGAATTGTCTCTCACTTGAGGAGAAAAAACCCTGTGGTCTGTGCCGCGAATGTGTTTTGTTCTTCTCTGGAAGGAGCCGAGATGTCAATGAAGTGGATTCTGTGAGAATCAATCGTAAGGATAGGGTTAGATCTCTTATTAAAAGTGCTAGTATCCCTCCAGTCTCGTCAAGGTTTAAGATTTTCATAATTGACGAGTGCCACCTATTACGAGGGGAAACGTGGGCAACTTTTTTGAACAACCTTCGAAACCTCTCTCGGCATTCTGTCTTTTTATTGATTACTCCCGATCTCAATAAATTGCCACAAAGTGCAGTGTCGCGATCACAAAAGTACCATTTTCCGAAGATAAAGGACATTGATATTGGAAGCAGATTAGGAAGTATCTGTATGAAAGAAGGACTTCAGTTTGAGCAGGATGCTTTGGATTTTGTTGCTTCTAAATCTAATGGTTCACTCCGTGATGCTGAAATGATGCTTGAGCAACTTAGTTTACTTGGGAAAAGAATTACTATGTCATTGGTTTACGAACTG ATTGGAATTGTTTCTGATGATGAGTTGCTAGATTTACTGGATCTAGCTTTGTCATCTGACAGCTCAAATACAGTTAGAAGGGCCAGGGAGCTGATGAGATCAAGGATAGACCCTATGCAACTAATATCACAGCTAGCAAACCTCATAATGGATGTCCTTGCTGGAAAATGTCAGCCAGGTTCATCTGAAGTTAGAAGGAAGTTTTTCAGTAGATACACTA CTGAAGCAAGCCTGCAGCAACTTAATCATGCATTGAAAATACTTTCTGAAACTGAGAAACAACTGAGGGCATCTAATAGTCAGACGACATGGCTTATCGTAGCTCTTTTACAATTGAGTTCAGTGGGGAATTCATTATCAGATGCTCATGATTTGAGGATGTGCGAAAAATTTGTACAGCCAAGAG ATGGTGATTTTTGTAGTGAATCATCTCCAAGTGAGAGTTCGAAACATCTTGTCCCTTGTGCATGCCATAATGGTGAATCATGTAAGTTGGGGATGCAGGATGGTAAAGAAACACTAGAATCCATATGGCAGAAAGCCATAGAGATTTGTCAATCCAATTCACTGAAAAACATTTTAAGGAAACATGGGAAGCTGTCTTCTATTTGCTTTGCCCAAG GTTTAGGAGTGGTTGAATTGGAGTTTCATCACCCTGACTATGTAAAGAAGGCTGAGAAGTCATGGAAATTGATTGCAAACGCACTTCAATCTGTTCTGGGTTGTAATGTGGAGATGCGGATCAATCTTATGCACTGTGTTCCTGCGACAAAATATACCAAAAAGAAGATATCCTTCAGCTTGTTCAGCTGTTCCCGCAAGTTGCACCATGAGTCGACCACTGAAAACAGAAGTGAACCATCATGTCATTCTGATTCCACCTCTGAAAAGGCAAACGTAAGGGACAAATATGTTGAGACTTGTTCCCCCTATTGTGGGTCCCAATTCTCGAATAACTGCTGTCAGAAAAAAGAAGCGATGATACGGAACAATGAAGGAAATGCACTAAGCATTGGAATGACAGGCAACTGCAAATGCGAAGCTATATCTGCTCAAGAGGAGGAGAAACAGCCTGGCTGTTTATTCAGATCCCTGAAGCTCCATAAAAAGATGCAGTCATCAGAGACTTCTCAGAGTACCTGTTTGAGGTTCCAACCAGAAAGTAATCCTGAATTGTCTATTCCCAGAAGGTCTTCAATTGATACATACTGCTGTACCAATAGTTGTCAAATGAACTGCTCCAGAGATGAGAATGG GCTTGGCAACTTTGGCATCAACAACAATGAGCTCACTCGCTGA
- the LOC131311941 gene encoding protein STICHEL-like 2 isoform X1: MDGRRHSLDIPISKALLALRRVRSLRDPSTHSMSKFSALVDNLNWDTNSTNGITLGFVNGCEMDCIGMTPLFGSKDLGLTGQRQENVRDLDLHNGFRKPNSNLALYENSTWVGDSGSVPIMSKQVVGSNHCGPNQEVVCETKSVSERCCNGYPEKGLDLTCVPPSAGYLEGVDSCNEPIEGSSRAERIDLNPSNRKTGHQRRIGSSRAAVGDIMSRVGSPCLSSHSTSLFGNEDVNAVDGNHHGCRITCCWSGTPRFSVSNIPSDLEDQPLLSGGVGETLISGEGKSWKHISNEISPSLESPQSFNQKFWPKSFCELVGQNVVARSLLTAISNARISSFYLFHGPRGTGKTSASRIFAAALNCLSLEEKKPCGLCRECVLFFSGRSRDVNEVDSVRINRKDRVRSLIKSASIPPVSSRFKIFIIDECHLLRGETWATFLNNLRNLSRHSVFLLITPDLNKLPQSAVSRSQKYHFPKIKDIDIGSRLGSICMKEGLQFEQDALDFVASKSNGSLRDAEMMLEQLSLLGKRITMSLVYELIGIVSDDELLDLLDLALSSDSSNTVRRARELMRSRIDPMQLISQLANLIMDVLAGKCQPGSSEVRRKFFSRYTTEASLQQLNHALKILSETEKQLRASNSQTTWLIVALLQLSSVGNSLSDAHDLRMCEKFVQPRDGDFCSESSPSESSKHLVPCACHNGESCKLGMQDGKETLESIWQKAIEICQSNSLKNILRKHGKLSSICFAQGLGVVELEFHHPDYVKKAEKSWKLIANALQSVLGCNVEMRINLMHCVPATKYTKKKISFSLFSCSRKLHHESTTENRSEPSCHSDSTSEKANVRDKYVETCSPYCGSQFSNNCCQKKEAMIRNNEGNALSIGMTGNCKCEAISAQEEEKQPGCLFRSLKLHKKMQSSETSQSTCLRFQPESNPELSIPRRSSIDTYCCTNSCQMNCSRDENGLREPCERCSYSLSLF; the protein is encoded by the exons ATGGATGGGCGGCGGCATTCTCTTGATATCCCAATCTCGAAAGCATTATTAGCTCTTCGGAGAGTGAGGTCCCTTAGGGATCCGTCAACTCACTCAATGAGCAAATTTTCTGCTTTAGTTGATAATTTGAATTGGGATACCAACTCGACTAATGGGATCACTCTAGGCTTTGTAAACGGTTGTGAAATGGATTGCATTGGTATGACGCCTCTTTTCGGATCGAAAGATTTAGGCTTAACTGGTCAAAGGCAGGAAAATGTGAGAGACCTTGACTTGCATAATGGTTTCAGAAAGCCCAACTCTAACTTAGCATTGTATGAGAATTCAACTTGGGTTGGAGACAGTGGGTCTGTTCCAATTATGTCCAAACAGGTTGTGGGTTCCAATCATTGTGGACCAAATCAAGAAGTGGTTTGTGAAACCAAATCAGTGAGTGAAAGATGTTGCAATGGATATCCAGAGAAAGGGTTGGACTTAACGTGCGTCCCACCTTCCGCGGGTTATTTGGAAGGAGTCGATTCATGCAATGAACCAATTGAAGGATCATCGCGGGCAGAAAGAATAGATCTTAACCCATCTAATCGAAAAACAGGACACCAAAGGCGGATTGGATCATCTAGAGCGGCAGTGGGTGATATCATGAGTCGTGTTGGCAGTCCATGCTTGTCAAGTCATAGCACATCATTATTTGGAAATGAAGATGTTAATGCTGTTGATGGAAATCACCATGGATGTAGGATCACCTGCTGTTGGTCAGGAACTCCTAGGTTTAGTGTATCAAATATTCCATCTGACCTAGAAGACCAGCCACTTTTATCAGGGGGTGTAGGCGAGACACTTATTTCTGGAGAAGGAAAGAGCTGGAAACACATAAGCAATGAAATTTCTCCATCTTTGGAGAGTCCTCAGAGTTTCAATCAGAAATTCTGGCCAAAATCTTTTTGTGAATTAGTGGGCCAAAATGTAGTAGCAAGGTCTCTGTTGACGGCCATCTCAAATGCCAGGATTAGTTCCTTTTATCTCTTTCATGGCCCCCGCGGCACAGGTAAGACTTCTGCGTCGAGGATTTTTGCTGCTGCATTGAATTGTCTCTCACTTGAGGAGAAAAAACCCTGTGGTCTGTGCCGCGAATGTGTTTTGTTCTTCTCTGGAAGGAGCCGAGATGTCAATGAAGTGGATTCTGTGAGAATCAATCGTAAGGATAGGGTTAGATCTCTTATTAAAAGTGCTAGTATCCCTCCAGTCTCGTCAAGGTTTAAGATTTTCATAATTGACGAGTGCCACCTATTACGAGGGGAAACGTGGGCAACTTTTTTGAACAACCTTCGAAACCTCTCTCGGCATTCTGTCTTTTTATTGATTACTCCCGATCTCAATAAATTGCCACAAAGTGCAGTGTCGCGATCACAAAAGTACCATTTTCCGAAGATAAAGGACATTGATATTGGAAGCAGATTAGGAAGTATCTGTATGAAAGAAGGACTTCAGTTTGAGCAGGATGCTTTGGATTTTGTTGCTTCTAAATCTAATGGTTCACTCCGTGATGCTGAAATGATGCTTGAGCAACTTAGTTTACTTGGGAAAAGAATTACTATGTCATTGGTTTACGAACTG ATTGGAATTGTTTCTGATGATGAGTTGCTAGATTTACTGGATCTAGCTTTGTCATCTGACAGCTCAAATACAGTTAGAAGGGCCAGGGAGCTGATGAGATCAAGGATAGACCCTATGCAACTAATATCACAGCTAGCAAACCTCATAATGGATGTCCTTGCTGGAAAATGTCAGCCAGGTTCATCTGAAGTTAGAAGGAAGTTTTTCAGTAGATACACTA CTGAAGCAAGCCTGCAGCAACTTAATCATGCATTGAAAATACTTTCTGAAACTGAGAAACAACTGAGGGCATCTAATAGTCAGACGACATGGCTTATCGTAGCTCTTTTACAATTGAGTTCAGTGGGGAATTCATTATCAGATGCTCATGATTTGAGGATGTGCGAAAAATTTGTACAGCCAAGAG ATGGTGATTTTTGTAGTGAATCATCTCCAAGTGAGAGTTCGAAACATCTTGTCCCTTGTGCATGCCATAATGGTGAATCATGTAAGTTGGGGATGCAGGATGGTAAAGAAACACTAGAATCCATATGGCAGAAAGCCATAGAGATTTGTCAATCCAATTCACTGAAAAACATTTTAAGGAAACATGGGAAGCTGTCTTCTATTTGCTTTGCCCAAG GTTTAGGAGTGGTTGAATTGGAGTTTCATCACCCTGACTATGTAAAGAAGGCTGAGAAGTCATGGAAATTGATTGCAAACGCACTTCAATCTGTTCTGGGTTGTAATGTGGAGATGCGGATCAATCTTATGCACTGTGTTCCTGCGACAAAATATACCAAAAAGAAGATATCCTTCAGCTTGTTCAGCTGTTCCCGCAAGTTGCACCATGAGTCGACCACTGAAAACAGAAGTGAACCATCATGTCATTCTGATTCCACCTCTGAAAAGGCAAACGTAAGGGACAAATATGTTGAGACTTGTTCCCCCTATTGTGGGTCCCAATTCTCGAATAACTGCTGTCAGAAAAAAGAAGCGATGATACGGAACAATGAAGGAAATGCACTAAGCATTGGAATGACAGGCAACTGCAAATGCGAAGCTATATCTGCTCAAGAGGAGGAGAAACAGCCTGGCTGTTTATTCAGATCCCTGAAGCTCCATAAAAAGATGCAGTCATCAGAGACTTCTCAGAGTACCTGTTTGAGGTTCCAACCAGAAAGTAATCCTGAATTGTCTATTCCCAGAAGGTCTTCAATTGATACATACTGCTGTACCAATAGTTGTCAAATGAACTGCTCCAGAGATGAGAATGG ATTGAGGGAACCCTGTGAACGGTGTTCATATTCCTTGAGCTTATTTTGA